The Bacteroidia bacterium genome includes a window with the following:
- a CDS encoding ABC transporter ATP-binding protein/permease, giving the protein MRSLRSLNPYLWKYKKYLISGIAFVMLSAWFATLPAQVIRDALDMVKDQLHILHLCKGFGAYHYFYGLVQNTLLFAGGIILSFAIIRGFFLFLTRQTLIVMSRRIEFDLKNDIFNHLQSLSADFYRKYSTGDILARIGEDVSRVRMYLGPAIMYTASTVTMFVFVLATMLSVNVWLTLIVIIPLPILSISIYYVNTSVNKRSERVQNQLSTLSTFVQEHFSGIRIMKAFEREKSVNEQFYLHADEYKKRNLSLAKVNAFWLPVISLLIGMSTLFTVWIGGIWVVKQKITIGNIAEFVLYVSMLTWPITSLGWVTSLVQRAAASQTRINELMAIKPSIVNHYPEKQYTIQGKITFENVSFSYHQGQEVLKNITLSIPKGSSLGIMGSVGSGKTTLAHLLVRMYEPTQGRILIDDIPIQTHNLSILRQQIGYVPQDVFLFSDTIYNNIAFGKMDATQEEVLDAARKAAILKDIEHFPDGIHTLIGERGITLSGGQKQRISLARAILKNPSILILDDCLSAVDTHTESEILSHLAAVKQNKTTIIISHRVSSIKDCDYIIILKDGQIIEQGTHSTLLALGGEYAKLYEEQTSTQYSTL; this is encoded by the coding sequence ATGCGCTCACTGCGATCGCTAAATCCTTACTTGTGGAAATATAAAAAATATCTCATAAGCGGAATTGCTTTTGTAATGCTTTCTGCGTGGTTTGCTACTTTACCTGCTCAGGTTATCCGAGATGCTTTGGACATGGTCAAAGATCAACTTCATATTTTGCATTTGTGTAAAGGCTTTGGGGCTTACCACTATTTTTATGGATTAGTGCAAAATACATTGTTATTTGCAGGTGGGATTATTTTATCATTTGCCATTATCAGAGGTTTTTTTCTATTTCTAACTCGCCAAACCTTAATTGTAATGAGCAGACGCATAGAATTTGACCTCAAAAATGATATTTTTAATCATTTACAAAGTCTAAGTGCTGATTTCTATCGCAAATACAGCACAGGGGATATATTAGCACGAATTGGCGAAGATGTATCTCGAGTGCGCATGTACTTAGGTCCTGCGATTATGTACACAGCCAGCACGGTTACTATGTTTGTTTTTGTGTTGGCTACTATGCTTTCGGTCAATGTATGGCTTACTTTGATAGTTATCATTCCTTTACCTATATTGAGCATTTCTATTTATTACGTAAATACCTCTGTAAATAAACGCAGCGAACGCGTTCAGAATCAGCTCTCTACACTATCTACTTTTGTGCAAGAGCATTTTTCAGGTATTCGCATCATGAAAGCTTTTGAGCGCGAAAAAAGCGTAAATGAACAATTCTACCTTCATGCAGATGAATACAAAAAACGTAACCTATCGTTAGCCAAAGTAAATGCTTTTTGGTTACCTGTTATTTCTTTGCTTATAGGCATGAGTACATTATTTACCGTTTGGATAGGCGGAATTTGGGTAGTTAAACAGAAAATTACAATAGGAAATATTGCCGAATTTGTATTATATGTCAGCATGCTTACTTGGCCTATTACCAGTTTAGGTTGGGTGACTTCTTTGGTTCAGCGGGCAGCGGCCAGCCAAACGCGCATCAATGAACTTATGGCAATTAAGCCCAGTATTGTCAATCATTATCCTGAAAAGCAATATACTATACAAGGCAAAATAACTTTTGAAAACGTTTCTTTTTCGTATCATCAAGGACAAGAAGTGTTGAAAAACATTACTTTGTCTATTCCCAAAGGAAGCTCATTAGGAATTATGGGAAGTGTAGGCTCAGGCAAAACTACTTTGGCACATCTGTTAGTCCGCATGTACGAACCTACGCAAGGTAGAATCTTGATCGATGATATTCCCATTCAAACGCATAATTTGAGCATCCTTCGCCAGCAAATTGGCTATGTACCTCAAGATGTGTTTCTTTTTTCGGACACTATTTACAACAATATTGCCTTCGGTAAAATGGATGCTACTCAAGAAGAAGTGTTAGATGCCGCCCGAAAAGCAGCCATACTCAAAGACATTGAACACTTTCCTGATGGTATTCATACCTTAATCGGCGAACGTGGAATCACACTTTCAGGTGGACAAAAACAACGCATCTCTTTGGCAAGAGCTATACTCAAAAATCCTTCTATTCTCATTTTAGATGATTGCCTTTCTGCCGTAGATACGCATACAGAAAGTGAAATTTTATCTCATTTAGCTGCGGTAAAACAAAATAAAACCACAATTATCATTAGCCACAGAGTTTCTTCCATCAAAGACTGTGATTATATTATTATTTTGAAAGATGGTCAAATTATAGAGCAAGGCACTCATTCTACGCTTTTAGCACTTGGGGGCGAATATGCTAAATTGTATGAAGAGCAGACCTCAACTCAATACTCTACTTTATGA